The sequence below is a genomic window from Neomicrococcus aestuarii.
TCGAGACAGTATGCTTCAGAAATGATTCTTCTGACCGGATTTGAACCTTTCGGGGATCATTCCACCAATCCCAGTGCGGAGGCTGTGCGCCTCGCAGCCGAGGTGTTGTCGCAACGAGGTATCCGTGCGAGGGCCGAGATACTGCCCGTCACTTTCGAAGGATCGTCGATGGCGCTCGAACATTTGGTGAAGGGCTCTGAGCTAAAGCTAGAGCCAGAGCCAGGGCGAGAGCGGGACCAAGAACAAGCGCGAGCGCAAGAGTGGGAGCTCATCGTGTGTGTCGGCGTCGCCGGTGGCCGGGACAAGGTAAGCCTGGAGCGCGTAGCGATCAACGTGGATGACGCGCGCATTCCTGATAACGACGGCGCCGCTCCCGTGGATGAGCCCATCGTCCCTGACGGTCCGGCAGCGTACTTCTCGCGACTGCCGCTCAAACGCGGTCTCTTAGCAATTCAAGACACTGGGGTGCCGGTGGAGGTTTCAAACTCTGCAGGCACGTACGTGTGCAATCACGTGTTCTACGAACTGATGCATTTGTTGCGGGATCGGCCAGCAGTTCCGGCCGGATTCGTCCACGTTCCGGTGGCGGAGAACATCAGTGAGCAGGACGCCGCGCGAGCAATCGTTGCACTCGTTGAAACAACACTCGCTGCCCACCGCGCGCA
It includes:
- a CDS encoding pyroglutamyl-peptidase I; translated protein: MILLTGFEPFGDHSTNPSAEAVRLAAEVLSQRGIRARAEILPVTFEGSSMALEHLVKGSELKLEPEPGRERDQEQARAQEWELIVCVGVAGGRDKVSLERVAINVDDARIPDNDGAAPVDEPIVPDGPAAYFSRLPLKRGLLAIQDTGVPVEVSNSAGTYVCNHVFYELMHLLRDRPAVPAGFVHVPVAENISEQDAARAIVALVETTLAAHRAQLDDVKVTAGTED